A portion of the Lolium rigidum isolate FL_2022 chromosome 1, APGP_CSIRO_Lrig_0.1, whole genome shotgun sequence genome contains these proteins:
- the LOC124683782 gene encoding UDP-galactose/UDP-glucose transporter 3-like, translating to MVSARKGRGAGGGGGVVRSRPRIDGGGSGSGSLVSRVAVLAFCVAGIWAAYITQGVLQETLSTKRFGPEARRFDHLAFLNFAQNVVCFVWSFIMIKLWSGGSSPAGRAPLSKYWGVSITNTIGPTMGIEALKYISYPAQVLAKSSKMIPVMLMGTLLYGVKYTIPEYFCTFLVAGGVSSFALLKTSSKTIKKLANPNAPLGYALCFLNLAFDGYTNSTQDLIKSRFPKTNPWDIMLGMNLWGTIYNTVIMFVAPLLFSSWPYANGFEAVKFCQENPEVAWDILMFCLCGAVGQNFIFLTISRFGSLTNTTITTTRKFMSIVISSVISGNPLSFEQWGSVVMVFSGLSLQIYLKWKRKKGREHKE from the exons ATGGTATCCGCGCGGAAGGGCcgcggcgctggcggcggcggaggcgtggTCCGCAGCCGCCCCCgcatcgacggcggcggcagcggcagcggcagcttgGTCTCGCGCGTGGCCGTGCTCGCCTTCTGCGTCGCCGGGATCTGGGCGGCCTACATCACCCAGGGCGTCCTCCAGGAAACGCT ATCGACGAAGCGGTTCGGGCCGGAGGCGCGGCGGTTCGACCACCTCGCCTTCCTCAACTTCGCGCAGAACGTGGTCTGTTTCGTCTGGTCCTTCATAA TGATTAAGCTGTGGTCGGGTGGGAGCAGCCCTGCCGGGCGGGCGCCGCTTTCCAAGTACTGGGGCGTCAGCATCACCAACACCATCGGCCCGACCATGGGGATCGAGGCGCTCAAGTACATCAGCTACCCGGCGCAG GTCTTGGCAAAATCTTCTAAGATGATTCCAG TTATGTTGATGGGGACTCTACTCTATGGTGTTAAGTATACAATTCCAGAGTACTTTTGCACCTTTCTTGTTGCTGGGGGCGTGTCATCCTTTGCATTGTTGAAG ACAAGCTCGAAGACTATTAAGAAGCTTGCTAATCCTAACGCGCCTCTTGGCTACGCACTGTGCTTCCTCAACTTAGCTTTTGATGGTTACACTAATTCGACCCAAGATTTAATAAAGTCCAG gtTCCCCAAAACTAACCCTTGGGATATAATGCTTGGAATGAACCTCTGGGGAACCATATACAATACTGTAATTATGTTTGTGGCACCATTACTGTTCAGTAGTTGGCCATACGCAAACGGTTTTGAGGCGGTGAAATTTTGCCAGGAGAACCCAGAGGTGGCCTGGGACATtctcatgttctgcttgtgtggtGCCGTGGGCCAGAATTTCATCTTCCTAACCATCAGCCGATTCGGCTCTCTTACTAACACTACCATCACTACCACCAGGAAGTTCATGAGCATCGTCATCTCATCAGTTATCAGTGGTAACCCACTGTCCTTTGAGCAATGGGGAAGTGTTGTTATGGTCTTCTCTGGCCTCTCTCTCCAAATATATCTCAAATGGAAGAGAAAGAAGGGCAGAGAACACAAGGAATGA
- the LOC124683783 gene encoding cyanidin 3-O-rutinoside 5-O-glucosyltransferase-like: MERTSSATPHFLFVTTPMQGHINPARRLATRVLSSMPTARVTFSTAVAGHRLMFPSLPAPDAETVDDAGVLYVPYSDGYDEGFDPVVHGTGTYKERSRTVGRETLSAVVAGLAARGRPVTCMVYAFLVPWAASVASAHGVPAALYWIQPAAVFAVYYRYFHGHDKLIASSFATDTAAPVVELPGLPPLKSSDLPSVVSITSPDHPHYLMLDMMRDLFSALDEHKPNKVLVNTFDALEPDELHAIPQFELVAVGPVVPDEASTGSTDLFRRDDATAYMEWLDTKPARSVVYVSFGTVFPMSKRQEEEMRRGLEATGRPYLWVGRKGDGGEQHVNGVVVEWCDQVKVLSHPAVGCFITHCGWNSTLESVTRGVPMVAVPQWTDQPTVAWLAEARMGVAVRAKVDGEGVAAGGELQRCVDTVMGDGEAASGIRAEADLWMARANEAIAGGGASERNLRAFASEL; encoded by the coding sequence ATGGAGAGAACCTCATCGGCCACACCGCACTTCCTGTTCGTCACCACCCCGATGCAGGGCCACATCAACCCGGCGCGCCGCCTCGCCACCCGCGTGCTGTCCTCCATGCCGACCGCGCGCGTCACCTTCTCGACCGCAGTCGCAGGCCACCGCCTCATGTTCCCATCCCTGCCCGCACCCGATGCGGAGACCGTCGACGACGCCGGCGTGCTCTACGTGCCCTACTCCGACGGCTACGACGAGGGCTTCGATCCCGTGGTTCATGGCACAGGCACCTACAAGGAGCGGTCACGCACGGTTGGGCGCGAGACGCtctccgccgtcgtcgccggcctcGCCGCCCGCGGCCGCCCGGTCACGTGCATGGTCTACGCCTTCCTCGTGCCGTGGGCGGCCAGCGTCGCGAGCGCGCACGGGGTCCCCGCCGCGCTCTACTGGATCCAGCCCGCCGCCGTCTTCGCCGTCTACTACCGCTACTTCCACGGCCACGACAAGCTCATCGCCTCCTCCTTCGCGACCGACACCGCGGCACCCGTCGTCGAGCTGCCGGGGCTGCCGCCGCTCAAGTCAAGCGACCTGCCGTCGGTAGTGTCCATCACCTCGCCGGACCACCCGCACTACCTGATGCTCGACATGATGCGCGACCTCTTCTCCGCGCTCGACGAGCACAAACCCAACAAGGTGCTCGTCAACACGTTCGACGCGCTGGAGCCCGACGAGCTCCACGCAATCCCTCAGTTCGAGCTCGTCGCCGTTGGTCCCGTGGTGCCGGACGAGGCGTCTACGGGAAGCACAGACCTATTCCGCCGCGATGACGCGACGGCGTACATGGAGTGGCTGGACACCAAGCCGGCGCGGTCCGTGGTGTACGTCTCCTTCGGGACCGTCTTCCCGATGAGCAagcggcaggaggaggagatGCGGCGTGGCCTGGAGGCCACCGGCCGGCCGTACCTGTGGGTGGGGCGCAAGGGCGACGGCGGAGAGCAGCACGTGAACGGGGTGGTGGTGGAGTGGTGCGACCAGGTGAAGGTGCTGTCGCACCCGGCGGTGGGCTGCTTCATCacgcactgcgggtggaactccaCGCTGGAGAGCGTCACGCGCGGCGTGCCCATGGTGGCCGTGCCGCAGTGGACGGACCAGCCGACGGTGGCGTGGCTGGCGGAGGCGCGCATGGGCGTCGCGGTGCGCGCCAAGGTGGACGGCGAGGGCGTCGCCGCGGGAGGCGAGCTGCAGCGGTGCGTGGACACGGTCATGGGCGACGGAGAGGCCGCGTCGGGGATCCGGGCTGAGGCGGACCTATGGATGGCGCGTGCGAACGAGGCGATCGCCGGCGGCGGGGCGTCGGAGAGGAACCTCCGGGCGTTCGCGTCCGAGCTCTAG